A DNA window from Chryseobacterium sp. MEBOG06 contains the following coding sequences:
- a CDS encoding siderophore-interacting protein, with translation MRNFKAIQTEFTVSRKEYITPHYIRIFLTGEKVSLIANTTVGVNNKILIPPKGADQVHFPEFDYDKMQWKTQPEEIRPTIRTYTHRGIDLENNEIWIDFVAHGDEGPASAWALDAKKGDLIGVVMKDGKTELYGKADHYILVADSTGIPVLAAILEDLPATAKGICIIEVDSQEDEQNLQTLAEIEFIWIYNEHPQQGSRLAEVVKEQVLPEGSRSGYVAAEFSSVKEIRRYLRKDKQWKQEELYAYSYWKSGVAEDKSATERHAENSEADVH, from the coding sequence ATGAGAAATTTTAAAGCAATACAGACAGAATTTACAGTAAGCAGAAAAGAATATATCACACCGCATTATATCAGGATTTTTCTGACAGGAGAAAAGGTCTCTTTAATAGCCAATACGACGGTAGGAGTGAACAATAAAATTCTTATTCCGCCAAAAGGAGCAGACCAGGTTCACTTTCCGGAATTTGATTATGATAAAATGCAGTGGAAAACTCAGCCTGAAGAAATTCGTCCAACTATAAGAACCTATACCCATCGCGGGATTGATCTTGAAAATAATGAGATCTGGATTGACTTTGTTGCTCACGGAGATGAAGGTCCGGCGTCTGCATGGGCCCTGGACGCTAAGAAAGGAGATTTGATAGGGGTAGTAATGAAAGACGGGAAAACAGAGCTTTATGGAAAGGCTGATCATTATATCCTGGTAGCTGATTCAACGGGAATTCCCGTATTAGCAGCAATTCTGGAAGACCTTCCGGCAACGGCTAAAGGAATCTGCATCATTGAAGTTGATAGCCAAGAAGATGAACAGAACTTACAAACACTTGCGGAGATTGAATTTATCTGGATTTATAATGAGCACCCTCAGCAGGGCAGCAGACTTGCGGAAGTAGTCAAAGAACAGGTGCTGCCTGAAGGATCGCGCTCCGGTTATGTAGCAGCAGAATTTTCATCAGTAAAAGAAATCCGAAGATATCTCCGAAAAGATAAACAATGGAAACAGGAAGAGCTCTATGCCTATTCGTACTGGAAATCCGGAGTCGCAGAAGATAAATCTGCAACAGAAAGGCATGCGGAGAATTCCGAAGCCGACGTTCACTAA